In a single window of the Flavobacterium sp. W4I14 genome:
- a CDS encoding putative KAP-like P-loop ATPase (product_source=COG4928; cog=COG4928; pfam=PF07693; smart=SM00382; superfamily=52540), translating to MITNLSANREIQDYKTEDSFDFIIKADAIKSFLETNVNSLLHNKMLALYGNWGSGKTSLMRHIEKEIDKGIYFPIFFEAWAHEKDDNLALSLCDALTSEITEGNLSIIKSFRKNAIALLKGFTSGVSVKISDPISKGFEFAFEGKDAVEAFDKALEDRSEKSFFTENKDFKKTFLAIEELILKKKKATRIIVFVDDLDRCEPENVLNLITAIKLFFTYGQKTVFLAGLDKDAITKAVITKYKDVVKSEEYLEKVFDISFSMPKTFSLAKFLSQYFTDHIELLEDFFKSIGLTNPRHIKKILNKYEILNTFKISASIPQEIRSFIPNVIFRQEYQNGNIWETILCIYFIILYENHADQFEELEQYEEKFAKLLDPIVKLQRETVTNTRVTPATASDVLKNFKIQNIRSAKIAEVSGRTVTSGGKRISFVKFLLIFSHSHPNNFAEVYDERISQYESYYTDSGILTSFCRFLIKHKDEIENNEFSDYIFWNYFNMAKYLL from the coding sequence ATGATAACCAATCTCTCTGCAAACCGTGAAATCCAAGACTACAAAACCGAAGATTCATTTGATTTTATTATCAAAGCAGACGCTATAAAGTCTTTTCTCGAAACTAATGTAAATTCTCTTCTCCACAATAAAATGCTCGCATTATATGGCAATTGGGGAAGCGGCAAGACATCATTGATGCGGCATATTGAGAAGGAGATCGACAAAGGAATCTATTTTCCTATTTTTTTTGAAGCATGGGCGCATGAGAAAGACGACAATCTTGCATTATCCCTTTGTGATGCCCTGACCTCAGAAATTACGGAAGGGAATCTTTCCATAATAAAATCTTTTCGCAAAAATGCGATTGCTTTACTGAAAGGTTTTACATCTGGTGTCAGCGTTAAAATTTCCGATCCAATTAGCAAAGGATTTGAATTTGCTTTTGAAGGAAAGGATGCGGTCGAAGCATTTGACAAAGCACTTGAAGACCGGTCAGAAAAGAGCTTTTTCACAGAAAACAAAGATTTCAAAAAAACATTTTTGGCAATAGAAGAGCTGATCTTAAAAAAGAAAAAAGCAACTAGGATTATTGTTTTTGTTGATGACCTTGATAGGTGTGAACCCGAAAATGTTCTGAATCTGATAACAGCAATAAAATTGTTCTTTACCTATGGACAAAAGACCGTTTTTCTAGCAGGATTAGACAAAGACGCCATTACCAAAGCAGTAATTACAAAATATAAAGACGTTGTGAAGTCTGAAGAATACCTGGAAAAGGTATTCGACATCAGTTTTAGTATGCCGAAAACATTTTCACTGGCAAAATTCCTATCTCAGTATTTTACTGATCACATAGAATTACTTGAAGATTTCTTTAAATCGATCGGCCTGACAAACCCAAGGCACATCAAAAAAATATTAAACAAATATGAGATCTTAAATACTTTCAAGATCAGCGCGTCCATCCCTCAAGAGATCCGAAGCTTTATTCCCAATGTTATTTTCAGACAGGAGTATCAAAATGGAAACATCTGGGAAACGATCCTATGTATATATTTTATCATCCTATATGAAAACCATGCTGATCAGTTTGAGGAACTGGAACAGTATGAGGAAAAATTCGCTAAACTGCTTGACCCGATAGTAAAACTGCAACGAGAAACCGTTACAAATACGAGAGTCACTCCTGCAACAGCATCAGATGTTCTGAAGAATTTCAAAATACAGAACATTAGAAGTGCCAAGATAGCAGAAGTAAGTGGGAGAACGGTTACATCGGGAGGTAAGCGAATCAGCTTTGTAAAATTTCTCCTCATTTTTTCGCACAGCCATCCGAATAATTTTGCGGAAGTATATGATGAAAGAATATCGCAATATGAATCTTATTATACCGACAGCGGTATCCTGACTTCTTTCTGTCGATTTTTAATTAAGCATAAAGATGAAATTGAAAACAATGAGTTTAGCGACTACATTTTCTGGAATTATTTCAATATGGCAAAATATCTTTTATAA
- a CDS encoding hypothetical protein (product_source=Hypo-rule applied; cath_funfam=1.20.5.170) has translation MPLFVDHSNGKIHQPHHWWKSLEGRSDEFSFSAIDLENFVYSNFERRLPKDESKLENAKSLLRMSTGMAEAELSLINNVEELRKEQALLKQLLFNQASAGVNIERKQLITISFYLDTNEPKSIYNAYQAVLDYLTEMGYETVVDFPAKSGSWIKQMISRSKGPLSVGEVDAQFDIPYLASVNETIKTLSEAELNQSAAFLNIIKSLENIPNAVINIHSLIVVKTTNENGVVNIQTRTLNLAELQIIKNQPELLQQSQKIIFELVKGTQ, from the coding sequence TTGCCGTTATTCGTTGATCATTCTAATGGAAAGATTCATCAACCGCATCATTGGTGGAAAAGCCTTGAGGGTCGAAGCGATGAGTTTTCGTTTTCGGCAATTGACTTAGAAAATTTTGTTTATTCAAATTTTGAAAGACGACTTCCTAAAGATGAAAGTAAGCTTGAAAATGCAAAATCACTGTTACGGATGAGTACAGGAATGGCGGAAGCGGAGTTAAGCCTCATTAACAATGTGGAAGAACTTAGGAAAGAGCAGGCGCTATTAAAGCAACTCCTTTTCAATCAAGCCTCGGCTGGTGTCAATATTGAGCGGAAGCAATTGATAACTATTAGCTTCTATCTGGATACCAATGAGCCAAAATCTATCTATAATGCGTATCAGGCAGTACTCGACTATTTGACGGAAATGGGATATGAGACTGTGGTCGACTTTCCGGCAAAAAGTGGATCATGGATAAAGCAGATGATAAGCAGGAGCAAGGGGCCGTTGTCTGTTGGAGAGGTTGATGCCCAATTTGATATTCCATATCTAGCCTCTGTCAATGAAACGATCAAAACACTATCTGAGGCCGAGCTAAATCAATCGGCGGCATTTTTGAATATTATCAAATCTCTCGAAAATATACCTAATGCAGTTATCAATATTCATTCACTAATTGTAGTAAAAACTACAAATGAAAATGGGGTAGTAAATATCCAGACAAGGACGCTTAATTTGGCCGAACTACAGATTATCAAAAATCAACCTGAGCTATTGCAACAGTCCCAGAAAATTATTTTTGAGTTGGTGAAAGGTACTCAGTAG
- a CDS encoding uncharacterized protein YdaT (product_source=COG4876; cath_funfam=3.40.30.10; cog=COG4876; pfam=PF12244): MPWYNGDFPPSYKNQSQPLREKAVEIANALLTEGVEEGIAIATGLKRARQYFGESEKVESDLKDIASDKDTLEPEDFGVTEGTIDISDPKQLSYWAEQFQISTEELKAVVAIRGQNLSEIKNYLKS; encoded by the coding sequence ATGCCTTGGTATAATGGGGATTTTCCGCCATCATATAAAAACCAGTCCCAACCACTAAGGGAGAAAGCGGTGGAAATAGCAAATGCGCTATTGACTGAAGGAGTGGAAGAGGGAATTGCTATTGCCACCGGACTAAAAAGGGCAAGGCAGTATTTCGGAGAATCAGAAAAAGTGGAAAGCGACCTTAAGGACATTGCTAGCGATAAGGATACACTGGAGCCTGAAGACTTTGGAGTTACTGAGGGAACTATAGATATCTCCGATCCCAAACAGTTAAGTTACTGGGCCGAACAGTTTCAGATCAGTACAGAAGAGCTTAAAGCAGTGGTCGCTATCCGTGGACAGAATCTTTCAGAAATCAAAAACTACCTCAAATCGTAA